The genomic window TTACATTGTAAGAGAACCGGAACATATTACGCCTAATACCACTATCCTTTTTATGCTTCATGGCTACGGAAGCAACGAGCAGGACCTTTTCAGCTTCAGGGAAACCCTTCCCGAAGACTGGATCATCGTCAGTTTCAGAGCGCCACGCGCCACACAGTTTGAAGGTTTTTCGTGGTATGATATCGATTTCAACAATCCTGAAAAGTTTGTAGATGTACCGCAGGCCACAGAATCCCTGAACAGCGTACTGGAAAGTATTTTAAAAATCGTGAACAATTACGGCATTACACAGGGTAAAACCCACCTCTGCGGATTCAGTCAGGGAGGCATTTTATGTTATGCGCTGGCGTTGAAGTATCCTGAAATGTTTAACCTTGTAGCGTGCATGAGCAGCTATCCGGAAGAAAAATTACTGACCGATATCATAAAGGATAAGAAAAAACTGGAAAGACTCAGATTCTTCATTTCACACGGTACGGATGACGCGGTTATCCCTTTGGAATGGGGAAGAAAGGCTGCGGATCTGTTGTATGATCTCAGCTGCTATTTTACTTTCAGGGAGTATATGAGCGGCCATGGCGTGAACCAAAAGAATTACATGGATCTGATGGATTTTTTTTCAAAATAAGTTACGGAAAATTCAGCATATTCTTTATTTTTTTATAAAACATACAGGCATTCCCGGCATCGGGAATGTTTTTTATTTACAGTAAAGATAAAATGATTAAATTCAGTACATGAAACTAAGGTGTTTTTTGGTAGGGTTGGGTTTTCAGCGTTTTTATGAATGCTCAGAATTCCTTTGAAATTGAAGACGCCGAAAAAACCGTCATTCCTTTTAAACTTATCGCCAATTTAATTTTCATTCCTGTCAACATCAATGGTGCCGACCTTACCTTTATGTTGGATACCGGCGTTGCGGAAACCTCTATTTTCAGTCTGGAAAACCAAGAACTG from Chryseobacterium sp. SORGH_AS_0447 includes these protein-coding regions:
- a CDS encoding alpha/beta hydrolase, with product MNLDYIVREPEHITPNTTILFMLHGYGSNEQDLFSFRETLPEDWIIVSFRAPRATQFEGFSWYDIDFNNPEKFVDVPQATESLNSVLESILKIVNNYGITQGKTHLCGFSQGGILCYALALKYPEMFNLVACMSSYPEEKLLTDIIKDKKKLERLRFFISHGTDDAVIPLEWGRKAADLLYDLSCYFTFREYMSGHGVNQKNYMDLMDFFSK